A section of the Terriglobia bacterium genome encodes:
- the folK gene encoding 2-amino-4-hydroxy-6-hydroxymethyldihydropteridine diphosphokinase: MKKTVYLSLGSNVGDCKANLDAAIEKLGTLGTVAAVSSYYETEPVERKQQPWFLNCAVKLETELMPRQLLGRLLDIEQAMGRKRVQTKGPRSIDIDILLFGSSVVEAKGLTIPHPDLHERRFVLEPLAEIAPEARHPVFKRTVREMRDALPAGDVVRRL, from the coding sequence ATGTAGGCGATTGCAAGGCGAACCTGGATGCGGCCATCGAGAAGCTGGGCACGCTGGGGACTGTGGCCGCCGTGTCCTCCTACTACGAAACCGAGCCGGTCGAGAGGAAGCAACAACCGTGGTTCCTGAACTGCGCGGTGAAGCTGGAGACTGAACTGATGCCGCGGCAACTTCTGGGTCGATTGCTCGACATCGAGCAAGCAATGGGACGCAAGCGGGTGCAGACAAAAGGGCCGCGGAGCATCGACATCGACATCCTGCTGTTCGGCTCGTCGGTGGTGGAGGCCAAGGGGCTCACCATCCCGCATCCGGACCTGCACGAGCGCCGGTTCGTGCTGGAACCACTGGCGGAGATCGCACCCGAGGCGAGGCATCCCGTGTTCAAGCGGACGGTGCGGGAGATGCGAGACGCGCTGCCGGCGGGAGACGTTGTCAGAAGGCTCTAG